The Quercus lobata isolate SW786 chromosome 9, ValleyOak3.0 Primary Assembly, whole genome shotgun sequence region AAATAATAAGTCAGGGAAAGGAATCTCCTCCTTTTGATACATTTTTgtaacactatatatatatatatatatatatatatatatatatatatatatttatatgaaggTGTTAAGTTGTGATTGATTTGTGAGAATTGAATGATAGTAACTTATGTGATAGTgataaacaaattataatttgttgGTAAGTTGTGAAATTGCTAATGTATTTAAAcatgattttggaaatgtttttttcccaaacaaaTTTGGAGAGAACTCTTCTACTCCATTTTAAGTCACTatcatattaaataataatttgactacTTTAATAAATAATCCACGtaattaaaaatcatatataaatagtcttttgtttagcaaaaaaaatatataaatagtctTTTGATCTATGATATACGTAATCCAATCAGTTTTATAGGAGAacatttttcattgatttttatCCACTTATCTCTTGTATCGAATATGTATATCCTCTTTCTTATAGTGTGTAGTAACACAatattaaattatcaatatCTGACTGATCCATTAAATTATCTTATGCATAAGATACATGTATCCTCTATTTTATAGTATGAGTTTTTAGTTATAGGGTTCATATTTTCACATACGtatgatgtatatatatatgacatgaTATGAGATACTAATATTTATGTGTGCATTATGATAGGAGTCCAAACAGCCGTGACTGAGCTTAGCACTGGTAAGGTCGTGGTGACAGGGACAATGAACGAAAACAAGCTTGTAGATTATGTTTATAGGCGCACCAAAAAGCAAGCTCGAATTGTACCACAACCCGTGCCTGAaccagagaagaaagaagaaaacaaagaaggtGAGAAGCCAGCAGCAGAGGAAGCAAAAccagaagaaaagaaagaagaagaaaaaccacCAGAAGAAGCTAAGAAAGAAGAGGGTGACAAGGGTGGTAACAAGGGTGAAAGTAATGAGAAcaaaggtggtggtggtgaggaAAAGAAGGAAGAGGCCAACAAGGAAGGTGAAGAAATTGTTGTCATCAACAATAATATTTATGAGGAAGGTATGAAGAGAATGATGTACTATTACCAGCCAGATATTGATGAGGAAGGTATGAAGAGAATGATGTACTATTACCAGCCAGTCTATGTGATTGAACGAATCCCACCTCCTCAGCTCTTCAGTGATGAGAATCCAAATGCATGTTGCATTTCATAACAATTTGATCAAATTATTATGTgatcaaaaaaatgttattataaTGTGAATTGTCCAATAGCTTCTAGCACTGCTCGTGATGAGAGAATTTTATAGAGATGTTTGGTGTAAGGTGTCAAATGGAATTAGATCGAAAGTGatgaataataatttaatcattCTCTGTATCTTTTGTATTATAGTTTAAATGAATGcatatattatcaatcaattaattagccataTACTATATAGTTAAGAATATTCTAAAGTTTTAAATATTTGTCCTTTGGcatttgcttcttttgttttattagggactttaatatatttaaacaaATGTAACCAATTGATATAAGGGGATTGCTTTTAGGcaaattgtttgaaaaaaagGGCATTTGCAACTGTTTGATGCAATCATGTGTCGATGTATGTAACAACATGCGGTAGGCACTAGGCAACGCAAGTAATCACAAAAATTCCCATtcgatattatatttttttgtttttacttgtaAGCATACCTAATACTATAATCATGCACTAATAAATTCACATGGTTTCTGTGAACCGTGTCAAGCAAAGATTGATGTAATCTATGGGAAAGAATGGTAGCTTCGGcatctaataataaagaatatttCAGTACCCTCTTGTTAAGAAAACATACATATGCAAGATGAGATCATTATATATGCCAAACTTCGCAACAATGTTGAATCACATGCAACATCAGTGATTAGTGTTGTGCTCGTGGGTGGAGTGGAGGTGAGGGTTTACATAGATAGTTTTCACAATTATTGGACTAAATAAATCTGTAATGATTACTTGGGAGTTGGCTTAGTGGTTTCTAAAACCTTATGATATCCATAAAATCATGGATTCGAAACATCTTGTTAGCATCTTAAAGTCACCCCATAGGCAATATTTATTTCATACTAGCTGTTGCACACAACCGTACATACACATACAATTTATACTAAAATTGTAACTCGTGTATGTATATGGTTGTGTGCAACAATTGAGTGTGTATTAATAATTAAcctttaaaaactaaaagataattacaattattgtatgtgtattttttttcttctaattgtTAATAGTACTTGATGTTCACTTGAATGGTTTTTTAGTGTACAAATAGTTCTCAGTTAGAGCTTGCATGAACTTTTGTTTCTAAACTAATAGAGTAGTTGCAGTGAGTTTGAAAAGTGTACATGGTATATATGTTCATTACATgggagaaaaacaaaattcccACCAACTTCTTATTGTATACTTTTGGTGCTGAAGCCTAATAAATGGAAAAGAATCCACTGCCTAGTCAGATAAAATGCTGTGCATGCGCatgttctctcttttctctgtACTTATCCCTAAATTTCTGAAAATGTTCTACTTTTGCCATCTTTGTGCTAAAATTCTCCTTTCTGATCCTCTTTTTACTTGAAAGAATGCTAGATTGAATTTGGAAAGGGTGGCAAAAGCAGTTCAGCATAGGCCCCATGGCTTCCTGTGATAACCACAGTTAATACATGATAAGCAGCAAATTAAcactaagggcacacattaagccatttattcttgaaaatattttttcgaaaattaaaaaaattgtaaatattttttcaatttccgaaaatttttttcaaaaaattattaattattgtatgCCCTTGAAGCACGCATTAGCATAGGCCCATAGCTTCCTGTGATGACCACTGTTGATACTTGGTAAGCCGCAGATTATAACATTAATTATGACATGCATACCCTTGCAATCATTGAGCAGTCCTGTGATCCGAATATCCATCTTTACAAGGTTTTGAGTGGGTACAAAAGTCAATTCAGGATAGTagaaaaaagctaaaaactatTGCTAATTCATGTTTTTGTGGATGTCACGTGTATAAAGGACAAAAACTGACGTGTGGGGGTTTGAGAAATTGAGAGATTCCCTGAGAAAAAAGATCAGAGGTGTGGGGGGTTTCACATGGTTGTGGGTCTCACATGTGCTTGAGATCTGACTCATCTTCATGGTCTGAGTGAGACACGGAAATCCACGTCAATGGAA contains the following coding sequences:
- the LOC115959142 gene encoding heavy metal-associated isoprenylated plant protein 9 translates to MGEEAKQEQAKAEAKPGEKKEEKAEEKKEEKAQEKKEEEPKPPAPFVLYVDLHCAGCAKKIEKSIMKIRGVEGVEMDMAKNEVTIKGIVEPQAVCTKIMKKTKRKAKVLSPLPASEGEPIPEVVISQAGELKTVELNVNMHCEACAEELKRKILKMRGVQTAVTELSTGKVVVTGTMNENKLVDYVYRRTKKQARIVPQPVPEPEKKEENKEGEKPAAEEAKPEEKKEEEKPPEEAKKEEGDKGGNKGESNENKGGGGEEKKEEANKEGEEIVVINNNIYEEGMKRMMYYYQPDIDEEGMKRMMYYYQPVYVIERIPPPQLFSDENPNACCIS